The DNA region tgcaactattgtgagaagtttgtggaaagaaatccaaacatttgacccaagttaCACAGTCTGAAGGCCATGGAACAAATAATTGTCTAAAAAacccttctctcattattctggcttttagcaaatagaaataattttgtgaatcctaattgacctaaaacaggaaaagcgtacgtgtgtttttatatagtgtatgtaaacgtctggttaAGTGTCCCAGAAATCTGTGGAGGCAggtggattaaaaaaaataatagtgtTTAGGGGCAGAGGATAACTGTGCTGGAAGTGAAAAGGTCAAACTGTAGTGTCTGAACAGGCACAACACAGTGTGAGACTGATGTAAACAGTGTTTTAAATCTTTTGAGCAGTTTTTTGCAGTCTTTCAATCTAATCCATGTCCAGTGAAGCAGGATGACGAGGTCGTGAGGTTCAGGCTCTCAGCGGGTTTTCCTGTAGTACACCAAAGACGCCACTAGAGCAATGGACGCTACGATGGCGACTGTCCTCCATCGAGTGAAGCCGCGGATCACCCCCTCCTAcaacacacaagcacaaactGCTTCAGTACTGCCCCAGTACTGCCCCAGTACTGCCCCAGTACTGCTCCAGTACTGCCCCAGTACTGCTCCAGTACTGCCCCAGTACTGCCCCAGTACTGCTCCAGTACTGCTCCAGTACTGCTCCAGTACTGCCCCAGTACTGCCCCAGTACTGCCCCAGTACTGCCACAGCCTGCTGCTTAGCCCCATTATTGCCCCAGTACTCACCCAGCCTCCCTGCTGGACGATCCATGAGTACAGAAGGTCTTTGATGACCTGAAGCACCCAGCTGATGACCAGTCTGATGTTCTCAATGTGATTTGTGGTTAAAGCCTAGAAAGAAAATGATGTTACATAAAAGTCCACaagattaaagaggaggtaccacacttctgtggggtattaaagaggaggtactacacttctgtggggtattaaagaggaggtactacacttctgtggggtattaaagaggaggtactacacttctgtggggtattaaagaggaggtactacacttctgtggggtattaaagaggaggtactacacttctgtggggtattaaagaggaggtactacacttctgtggggtattaaagaggaggtacttggCCCAACACTCTTTATAATTTACATGCTCCCACTCGGTCAGatcattaataaatataaagtttCATTTCACTGATACGCAGACGATTCTCAGCTTTACATGAAAATGGAGCCACATCCCCTCAGCCCTGACGTctctattcaaatctaatagaagtaaacaaaaataaccccagatttctgttccgcactgtagccaggctgacaaactcccacactgctaatgagtctcttatcccctcgaacattagttgtgactttcttcacttcttcgattacaaaatcacaaccattagagacaaaattaacaaagctactccaaaaatcagctctgagcaaatccagtctgtaatgtcccacatggatcctctaataatattagataaatttcctcctgttgatgaggtggagattacctcagtcatcatgtcgtcaaaaccatcaacctgtttgctcgaccctattccaatcagactcctcaaagaagccctccccctaataatagattccatccataacataataaatatgttgttagaaaatggctacgttcctcagtcctttaagtatgctgtgattaaaccccttttgaaaaaacctaacctaaatcctgatgaattagtcaactatagacctatctctaatcttcccttcctctcaaaaattctagagcgagtggtggtgaaacagctctgccgccacctgcaggacaataatatatttgaaaaatttcaatctggattcagagctcaccacagcacagagactgcactgcttaaagtaacaaatgatttactactagctgctgataacgggctgacttcagtcctggtcctactggacctcagtgcagcgtttgacaccattgatcacaacattctactgcagaggttagaatgtgacattggaatcagagggaccgccctcaaatggtttaaatcctatctatcagataggtaccagtttgttagtataaaccagagcacctctccctgttctaaagtagcctgtggagttccacaaggatctgtgcttggtccaatcctatttactctgtatatgttgccattggggaacattatcagaaaacatggcattaattttcactgctacgctgatgacactcagctgtacttatcaatgaaaccaaatcagactgatcaaatagataaactcagtgcctgtgtgaaggacatcaaaacctggatgaccttgaattacctgctcttaaatcctgaaaaaacagaggtcattgtcgttggtcccaaaggtcaaagagattctctgtcggaccagataatctcactcgacaatgtgagtttagcttctagccctactgtaaaaaatcttggagtcctatttgatcaaaatctctcattcacagcccatataaacctagcttgtaaaactgcatactttcacctgcgaaatataactaaaattagaaatattttacctaaaaacgatgctgaaaaactcatccatgcatttgttacttccagacttgattactgtaattccctgctcgccgcctgccccaaaagtactataaagtactataaagtactataaggagcctccagttggtccaaaatgcagcggccagagtcctaacaggaactaaaagaagagaccacatcagtcctgtactaaaatatctgcactggcttcctgtcgagcttagaatcaaattcaaagtcctcctcctgacatacaaagccctaaacggtatggccccatcctatctgcaagatgctattgtcccgtaccagccaaacagagcactccgctctcagaatgcaggactattagtggttcctagagtgtccaaaagtacagtgggagggagagcattcagttaccaagctcctgtgctatggaatcaactccctgctgatgttaaacaggcccccacagtctctgtatttaagaccaggcttaaaaccttcctcttcggtatagaccaggttacatagtgagggagttagggacattaaaacccgggataagaggctgcagtaggagtaactagctgggggaagtatggcaacctgagctctatcctctgctttgtcctattttctcatcagcaatgctattcacatgttgtcccctgtcccactccccctgtggagtgtaactctttcagatgccccgatgacagctggaccctctcctcctccccgcccggctctcctcctcctcgcccggctctcctcctcctcgcccggctctcctcctcctcgcccggctctcctcctcctcgcccggctctcctcctcctcgcccggctctcctcctcctcgcccggctctcctcctcctcgcccggctctcctcctcctcgcctggctctcctccccctcgcctggccgatttttcttgtgttgtctgatttttcctgttgtgtctgatttttcctgttgttttgtttttgtgtgttgttttgtttttgtgtgttgttttgtttttgtgtgttgttttgtttttgtgtgttgtttgtttttgtgtgttgttgtgtttttgtgtgttgttgtgtttttgtgtgttgtttttgtgtgttgttgtgtttttgtgtgttgttttgtttttgtgtgttgttttgtttttgtgtgttgtgtgtttttgtgtgttgttgtgtttttgtgtgttgttttgtttttgtgtgttgtgtgtttttgtgtgttgttgtgtttttgtgtgttgttttgtttttgtgtgttgtttgtttttgtgtgttgttgtgtttttgtgtgttgtgtgtttttgtgtgtttgtttttgtgtgttgtgtgtttttgtgtgttgttttgtttttgtgtgttgttgtgtttttgtgtgttgtgtgtttttgtgtgttgttgtgtttttgtgtgtatatctcggtggctgagtggctcatgtctcacagcagaaggtttggttgatccccgggtcgcccaggcctttctgtgtggagtttttcatgtttctcctcgtgtctggatgggtttcctccgggtactccggtttcccccatcaaccaaaacatgaacgcccttcagacgactgttgttgtgattttgggcgttacaaaaataaaatgaattgaatctcCTCTACACACTTGCCTGGAGGAGATAAAGACATGGGTGGTAGAAATTTCTCCAGTTAAACAGCAGCAAAACTGAGGCCATTCTCATCGGACCTCAACACCAGATCCACTCGACCTCCATCTCAAGTGTCCTCGTCTTTGACCACATCATTCCCCTGTCCTCTGTCACAAACTTAGGGCCTCActcatgtaataataatataataaaacgcCGCTTTAAGAttctaaacacatttaaatcatgaGGACATTTCCTGCTGTGATTTGAACTTCCCAAATAAAGTGTCTCAAATAAAGTCTCCTCTGCATTTACAACATCACAGCCTCTAAAAGTTtgacaaatatgttttaaatcagTGGTTTCAAATATGACCAAATCATTTTCATGATTAGCCTCCCTGTATTAGCAtggttaaagaggggtatttacttctatggggcattaaagagggggtatttacttctatggggcattaaagagggggtatttacttctacggggcattaaagagggggtatttacttctatggggcattaaagagggggtatttacttctatggggcattaaagagggggtatttacttctacggggcattaaagagggggtatttacttctacggggcattaaagagggggtatttacttctatggggcattaaagagggggtatttacttctatggggcattaaagagggggtatttacttctacggggcattaaagagggggtatttacttctatggggcattaaagagggggtatttacttctatggggcattaaagagggggtatttgcaGTACCCTGTAGATGAGCTTGTACGCCAAGTGAAACAGAGCAACGATCCGGCCCCAGTTGATTCCGTCGGCAAAGATGCTGCGAGCCACCGTCATGAAGATGTCCTGAACACAGTCACACTCCACTTGGTTGATGAGTCTACAGGAAAATACAGGAGACGATTATTCTGACCGGTGATATTTGGAGATATTTGACCGGTGATATTTGGAGATATTTGACCGGTGATATTTGGAGATATTTGACCGGTGATATTTGGAGATATTTGATATTTGGAGATATTTGATATTTGGAgatatttgatatttgataTTTGGAGATGCACAGAAACCGTAcggccaaagaaaataaatctaatGTGAAATGTAAAAGAATCTGAGCAAAGATGAAGTGTGAGATTCACACAGTTGTTTCTTTGCAGAGTCTAAATGGAAAACACCGACATTAACCAAAGTAAAATCCAATTTTAGACATTAACAAATGTTATTACAAATATtggtaataaaaacatgtttttctatttgaTTGTGTGacttttgcactgaaaaaaacccaaaaaaacaaacatgcacatttacTCTAAGCacgcttgcatctccacaaacccgactcttatTTGATCTGCTCGTTTCTATAGAAATGTTCCTTTGCCTATAATATACAAACGTGTGGCATAAACATAGAGACATGCCCCCTCCAGAAAGTCACATACAGTACCTTTAagtttttaaagctgcaccttgtgacttttctgatggaagaaCAGGAGCTTAAGTCGATAAAAGGCTTTatgttttatctttgttttttttatcgttCCATTCTGACTCAGCTTCACTCACCGCTGCAGCTCCACGTTGCGGTTTATGTCGTCTGCGATCTTGATGAGCTGCTCCACCACCTGTTTGACGTTGTGCTCCTCCAGTTCATGAGGCCTCCCCCCGAGGTCCTCCGCAGGGATGTGGCGTTCAGGGTGCTCCGTGTGAAGGCGCTGCAGCACATACCTGCGGACGGGTCACAGGGTCATACGGGAAAATACTGAACTTTTCTGACGAGCTTTGtgattttcagtttgtgttttaataaaacaatttagctcagagttcacattttaaagagggagtgTTACACGTGAGAGATTAactattaaaaacagaacatatttagatcactatgtttcTGTAACGCAGGTGTAAAATCCACATCTGTAGTAAACTGGAAATTCCCATTTTCCGTATTTCAGTAAACACACGTATGACTTTAGTTCCCTCACGTGACCACCTCAGCCAATCACGCGCTAATAGCGCCTAATACAaagcagctgctcctctccggtcagagctggaggaggcgcGACAGGGCGGAGGTACCGTGTCTGCGCTACTATATATACatctactactatactataactactatACTATAATAACTAACACATCCGTCTTCTAAAACTACTAAACTCACAGGAGCCACTGCCATCATCACGGACGCCGAGTAAAGACCACGGGTTCAGACCAAAGGGGATTTGGTGAGTCTGTTTGGTGCTACGAAGTATTAGCATTACAAATGTGTCTGTTAATGTACCGCGGTGCATTACTGTCAATATAGTCAATTTAAATTGTCTTGTAtttataaaaagtattttacttGGATTTTGTGTACACTGAACTAAGATGGCTAATACTAAAAGCAATAGTCCTTTTATTTCTAAAAGTAAATTCTGTTTAATACAGGCCAGGTGTGCTCGGGTTGGGCGCTGTGTTTGATGATGAGCTTGGAGCCCGACCAAGAACCGGAAACATCACAACCAACTCTGCGGCCCCTGCGGCCCCCTGCGGCCCCCTGCGGCCCCCTGCGGCCCCTGCGGCCCCCTGTGGCCCCCTGCGGCCCCCTGCGGCCCCCTGCGGTCTGGTAGGAGCCGCCTGTCCCTCCCACAGACGCAAACACATCCACATCCATAACCTCAAACCCTCTTATCAATACACGGACTAAAAAGGGACATTTTATGGACAATTACGCCCACATCAGTGACAAACtcatttttgttctgttgtgcttatgtgttgttttgtgtaaacCAAACTTACTTTGATTTACTCTCAAGGTAAAATACTGAGACTGAGGTTCTgcagattttgtaaatattgtgtttgtgtgttttatgtttttcttcggttcagtttgtttcattctgtttttttacactgagcacaaacctgattcttctGATTCAGTCCAACTCAATATCCAAGTCCAAAATATGAATGCACCCCCTTTTCTGAGCCACACGCGCCacatttccttttattgttttatgccAGAGAGACAcaacaatcagctgcatcctgcaacgaaactcctgcacatcacatcaggtttgtgaagttgtagtgtgttgttttgtaaatttatggGGAATGGTCATGTGGGACGTACGCTCGGAGAGAGAACATTGGACAGAATCAAACTAACAGTGAGGAGGGTTCAAGGGCCCGGGAGACATCGTTAAAAGAGTCAAATGAGCACGGATGAAGTAGAGACATGTTTTTGACACAGGACATGTCCAAGAATCACACGTGTAAATGTTCAACCTGGAGGTTTTTGCTGAAGGTTTGATTTCTCGTAGGACGTGAGGTTATGTTCATTGGCACCGAGAATCAAAAGTACGTTAAGATTGGACAAATGCATCTGCCATTTGTGCACAAAAGTCGAGACACAGGAGACACAGGACACTcaggagacacaggagacacaggacactcaggagacacaggagacacaggagacacAGGACACTCAGGGGTTAAAGTCCAAACAGGTCCAAGTGCTTTGAGAAAAAGAAACTGTTCAAATCAAAACACGGGTGCGGTCTGCTCTGTTTCTATATACACATCTAGGACAGAGGACACggggacaggggacagaggacacggggacaggggacacagggggacagaggacagaggacacaggggacagaggacacaggggacagaggacacagggggacagaggacacaggggacagaggaggacaggagacacATCACTCTGAAGAAAAGACGCTGGTGAAAACTGACCCTCTGAGGACGACCGCCCCCTGCTCCAGAATCGGGTCGTCCACaacatctgaaaaaaacaaacaacatgaaACTACAGGAAGTATTTGAGTTTAAAGTTCTCATACTTTCGTGAAGTATTTGAGTTTAAAGTTCTCATACTTTCATGAAGTATTTGAGTTTAAAGTTCTCATACTTTCGTGAAGTATTTGAGTTTAAAGTTCTCATACTTTCATGAAGTATTTGAGTTTAAAGTTCTCATACTTTCATGAAGTATTTGAGTTTAAAGTTCTCAAACTAATTGAAAAAGACACTGAGTTTAAAACTGACACGAGatcagaaatataaaaatataaaaatataaaaaactaaataacagttttaaagttttaaaagtgaCTTTATGTGAAACTGCTCAAAGTTTAAGTCTGTTTCACTTTACACCAACTCAACGGAGAAATTAAGAAGGTTCTGTGTCAAAAGTACTACAAActagtactaatactactacaaactagtactaatactactacaaactagcactaatactactacaaactagcactaatactactacaaactagtactaatactactacaaactagcactaatactactacaaactagtactaatactactacaaactagcactaatactactacaaactagcactaatactactacaaactagcactaatactactacaaactagtactaatactactacaaactagtactaatactactacaaactagtactaatactactacaaactagcactaatactactacaaactagtacaactactacaacaacctaCAAACTCTCGTCCCCTCGTCTCGCTCTCGTCCCCTCGCCGCGCTCTCGCCCCCTCGTCTCGCTCTCGCCCCCTCGTCTCGCTCTCGTCCCCTCGTCGCGCTCTCGTCCCCTCGCCGCGCTCTCGCCCCCTCGCCGCGCTCTCGCCGCGCTCTCGCCCCCTCGCCGCGCTCTCGCCCCCTCGCCGCGCTCTCGTCCCCTCGCCGCGCTCTCGCCCCCTCGCCGCGCTCTCGTCCCCTCGCCGCGCTCTCGTCCCCTCGCCGCGCTCTCGTCCCCTCGTCTCGCTCTCGTCCCCTCGCCGCGCTCTCGCCCCCTCGCCGCGCTCTCGCCCCCTCGCCGCGCTCTCGTCCCCTCGCCGCGCTCTCGTCCCCTCGTCTCGCTCTCGTCCCCTCGCCGCGCTCTCGCCCCCTCGCCTCGCTCTCGCCCCCTCGCCTCGCTCTCGTCCCCTCGCCGCGCTCTCGTCCCCTCGCCGCGCTCTCGTCCCCTCGTCTCGCTCTCGTCCCCTCGCCGCGCTCTCGTCCCCTCGCCGCGCTCTCGACCCCTCGCCGCGCTCTCGTCCCCTCGCCGCGCTCTCGCCGCGCTCTCGCCCCCTCGCCGCGCTCTCGTCCCCTCGCCGCGCTCTCGTCCCCTCGCCGCGCTCTCGTCCCCTCGCCGCGCTCTCGACCCCTCGCCGCGCTCTCGTCCCCTCGCCGCGCTCTCGACCCCTCGCCGCGCTCTCGTCCCCTCGCCGCGCTCGCTCAATGTCGTCCATGTCCTtccgtcgtccaggtctgatccagtaAAAAAGTTGAATCTCTGTGATTTCCTTTGTCCAGCAAAGACGTGGATGTGGGACAGGCTcattcaaaatctgattatcGTACAGATTATTGATTAACTCTGGAAACGTGGATGACATCATCTGCagagggtgtgatgctaactgtaggcactgctctgtctgaggctgttaaactttaatctgagctttatctcaacagtctgaccataaagagctgacttatctgaacaggtgatttgtgctgtcccgctcaaataacattagttacaagctagcattagctttagcattagcattagcattagcattagcattaaccaACAGATTTTCAGTGAGTTTCTCTcactttatttgtgtaaaatcaaactcttaaacaggaccatgagctcagACTGACCACAGCCTCCTGAACATGAGCTCTTaaaatcacttttgtattttttcttgagtttgcttaagtgtgcattgtgtctccatggtaactgctaaacattgtgccatacacatacatgtagaacacccccagcgtgatgtcactgtaaagcaTCCATAGCCTTAAACTctttaaatgacatttaaataGTAAAATCATCTCATTTCTTTCTGATAATGGTCTGTTCACTCAAAAGTCCTGAAATCTGATTTTGTTAATCGAGAACAGGATGAGAACagactgaagaggaggaggaggtgtaggaGGAGGTGTATGAGGAGGTgtaggaggaggtgaaggaggaggtgTATGAGGAGGTGTATGAGGA from Periophthalmus magnuspinnatus isolate fPerMag1 chromosome 3, fPerMag1.2.pri, whole genome shotgun sequence includes:
- the zgc:153993 gene encoding apoptosis regulator BAX, whose protein sequence is MADERKEEERRRKEEEEERRRRVAPERGAEGGEDVVDDPILEQGAVVLRGYVLQRLHTEHPERHIPAEDLGGRPHELEEHNVKQVVEQLIKIADDINRNVELQRLINQVECDCVQDIFMTVARSIFADGINWGRIVALFHLAYKLIYRALTTNHIENIRLVISWVLQVIKDLLYSWIVQQGGWEGVIRGFTRWRTVAIVASIALVASLVYYRKTR